TAAACCGGTAGATACCATCACGTTTACCCATCATCACTTTCTCGGTGCAAGCAATCAGTACCGTGACTTATTCCACGCCCCGGTGCGGATCCATAAATTGGACTCCGCACACAGCATCTGTCTTGCCTTTACCTTCGATGTAACCTTTACTGAAAATTTTACTGAACTGGGCATCGAGGCATTCCATATCGGCGGTCACACACCGGGCTTCACCTTTTACCTCTTCGAGGACGTACTCTTTATCTGCGACTATGTATTTCTCAAGGGAGACGAAATGCGCTTCAATCCCTTTGGTCCACAGAAAGAAACCAGGGAATGCGCGACCAAAATCGACAGGATACTACAAGGCAGAGAATTAGACAAGGTCTGTGGGTGGAATTACGTGTCTGCCTATAAAGACTGGAAAGAAAAATTCGACAATCTGCTAAGAAAGGGCTAAATCATACTATTCGATCCGGATTCG
This region of Candidatus Brocadia sp. genomic DNA includes:
- a CDS encoding MBL fold metallo-hydrolase, whose protein sequence is MQKEQHVCTVCGFNMVGYYPDFCPFCGAPKEKFITSEECSATYKVKDTSVTGKVTRLNSVPTLGFEHAAYRIETGEKAFWIDCPSCFDTGLKPVDTITFTHHHFLGASNQYRDLFHAPVRIHKLDSAHSICLAFTFDVTFTENFTELGIEAFHIGGHTPGFTFYLFEDVLFICDYVFLKGDEMRFNPFGPQKETRECATKIDRILQGRELDKVCGWNYVSAYKDWKEKFDNLLRKG